The genomic window AAATCCAAACGCATCCGAAGGGAATCAAAGCCCCATTTTCCCTCTTATCCCAAAGCAGAAAAATGGCCGCAAGGAACGGTTGTCGAATTAAACTCGGCTGATACCACCGCCCTTAAAATGGTTCCGGGAATTGGTAGCGTTTTTGCCAAGCGGATCATTAAATACAGGGACTTATTAGGAGGATTTTATTCCGTAGAACAACTAGGAGAAGTATATGGTATTGACGAGGATCGTTATGAAGCGATGAAATCGTGGTTTTCCGTGGACCCGTCAGTTATTAGTCATCTATTTGTCAACCAACTGTCAGCTAAAAAACTAGCCAGTCACCCATATGTCAGTTATAAACAAGCTAGGATCATCGAAAAAATGATCCGGAAAAAAGGGAAATTACAAGGTTGGGAGGATTTATCCCTATTGGAAGAGTTTCCGGAGCACGAACAACAACGATTACGATATTATCTTTCATTCCATTGATATTTTCACTATGTTTGTAACAAAACATATTCTGTATGATCTATCTGAAGCAAGTAAAATTACTGGACCCGGACTTGGTAGCCGGCGATCCCGAGGAGCTAAAGTATCCTTATAAAGCTCCGGCAGTACGTTTCACGGAATCATTCATTTTCCGCAAGCCGGTCACTTTCCTTGTCGGGGAGAACGGGGCGGGAAAATCCACCCTGCTGGAAGCGATGATGAGTAAATACGAGGAAAGGGATGAGGAAGAACCGGGTATGCTATATGACGGAACCGAGGCATACAAGATTTACGCCAATGTCTTACCCGAGCATATTAAACTGATCGAGACCCAAAAACCGGAAAAGCATTTCTTCTTCCGGGCAGAATCCTTTTTTAACCATGCGGCCGAATTGGATAGGCAAGCCCAACTGGAATTACGTAAGTACAGCCGGATCTACGCCTATAAAGCTTACGGTGGCAGGAGTTTATTGGAGCAATCGCACGGCGAGAGCTTTCTCAGCGCTTTTCTGAATTATGCCAGCCGCAATACATTATTTATATTAGACGAACCGGAAGCCGCACTCTCCCCACAACGGCAGCTGGCCCTTTTAGTGCGTATCCACGAACTGGTGAATAACGGTTGCCAACTGATTATCTCCACGCATTCCCCGATCCTGATGGCTTATCCGAATGCGGACATTTATGCCATCGATGATACCGGAGCGCATGTCACCCCGTATGAGGAAACCGAGCATTACCAACTCACTAAATATTTCCTCACGCATACGGAGCAAATGATGAAAGAACTGCTTGGGTGATATTATTTCTCCCAAGCATTCAAGATCTCGGCAATGTAAACGATATGCGCATTACCGTTCTTCTCATCATACCAACGAGGGAAAACGGTAGGATCTAAAAACTT from Parabacteroides distasonis ATCC 8503 includes these protein-coding regions:
- a CDS encoding ComEA family DNA-binding protein, which produces MKWHDLLYFSKGERQALTLLLSLIAMAWIAIIGTDFYRSQFQTVPLVNTGIKQDSSQIYSNKTPSNSIRKEKESHSNETKIPSEGKSKRIRRESKPHFPSYPKAEKWPQGTVVELNSADTTALKMVPGIGSVFAKRIIKYRDLLGGFYSVEQLGEVYGIDEDRYEAMKSWFSVDPSVISHLFVNQLSAKKLASHPYVSYKQARIIEKMIRKKGKLQGWEDLSLLEEFPEHEQQRLRYYLSFH
- a CDS encoding AAA family ATPase, whose translation is MIYLKQVKLLDPDLVAGDPEELKYPYKAPAVRFTESFIFRKPVTFLVGENGAGKSTLLEAMMSKYEERDEEEPGMLYDGTEAYKIYANVLPEHIKLIETQKPEKHFFFRAESFFNHAAELDRQAQLELRKYSRIYAYKAYGGRSLLEQSHGESFLSAFLNYASRNTLFILDEPEAALSPQRQLALLVRIHELVNNGCQLIISTHSPILMAYPNADIYAIDDTGAHVTPYEETEHYQLTKYFLTHTEQMMKELLG